From Ananas comosus cultivar F153 linkage group 2, ASM154086v1, whole genome shotgun sequence:
CCTCGTCGCCATTTTCAAATCATCGCGCTGCGCACCTCCGCGTTCGTGATCGGGATCGGGATCAGGATCGAAcgaagggggagggggagggggacgCGCCGTGGCGTGTTTGGGGAACGCGGAGCGCGAGGCCCAGGGGGAGGCGCGGTGCGGTGGAGTGCGTTCCCGTTGGGGTCGGGGATgattccctctttctctctctctctctctctctctctccctccctcttgTGCTCAACTTCGTTATTGCGGCGTTTTTGCTCATGTACGGCCCAGCTCGACGCGGGCGAgatggtgagagagagagagagagagagagagatacccGGGGAAGGACCCGTTTATAACGGACCATACACGGCTGCGCACACGTGGCCGGATCTAATTGGCTGTTGCCTGTTGGACGTCGTATACGAGGTTAATTAAGGAAGGCTGGTGTGGCCGTCGTTTGCACGGAAAATTCTGTAGcagtaattatattatttatgtataattaattttactaatGTAGATACCCGCGCGTTGCAGCGGGCACTTCTAtaaaagtaaattaatatatataacaattaatCAAAATGATATTGTAATTAGCTTTCATTTGTTagaatatacaaaaaaaattgaaaagtacTTACAATACATCAAATGATAGTGGAAAGCCCTACTCTATATTTCGTTAAATGGGTTtaaagatatatttatcatAGCAATGagagaataatataatctaCAAATACAAAGAGACTTAGAATTAACTTTCTAATTCCCATACATTAACTCTCTTTCACCGGTAAATTCTATAAATTTAATGCCACTTCTTCGAATGTTTATAGGGCTTTCATCAATTGCCTTATATCGTCATAAATCTTTCTCTCAGTGTATTATAGCTCTTAATGCATTGAAatccaacaaaataaaaaaaagaacaaaattagaATAGATAAGAAATTTAGgtttgaaataatttaaattttaaatagaaaatgtaAATTGACTGAAACATCATAACATAGATCATGTACTCTAATACCCATAATTAGGGGGTTATGGACTGGATTGTTACAATATAAGAGCAgtaaatctttttctttttcttttttttttggtatttaggAGCAATAAAGCTCTTAAGCCTGATgaatatatattagataaatcTAACAATCAGAATATTTCAGCACCACAAATAATTTGCCTCCCTCCTAAAGTTGATTGAAAAAAGAAGATacaactaaatttaataaatgaagAGAACAAATCTGGAAACATATGAATTAGATGTCATTATTATCTGCTTTGCATGTTGAATGAGGAATCAACATTCTAAGGATGGGAAGGAGTCGAAAAAGAGACATATTGCTGAACAATCATCAACTGCTATTCCCTTCCTTTTGCACTTCCATGCGCGAATCGCGCACTCCACCAGCCGTTTCGCCGACTTGCCTCTTTTCTTTGTCGATGAAACAATCTGCACAGCTTCTTGGTTCGAAATCACATCCCAAACctgagaaaagaaaacaaaaagggtTAACATAAAGTAATATGGTACTCTGAATAACCAAATTAAgtaaagcttaagctgttaggtAGTAGTAGCATCTTAATCCTTCATACTGCATTTGAATTTAGTTAGAGGTTCTTCAGCTTTGATAGCATGTAAAATGACCAACAGGAAATCAGAAAACAACATATCTCACACCATATTATCAAAATACAGGAACAATATCCAACATGACAAATTATTCACTCACCTGGATCGCTTCTGTATCAACTGAAGGTGTAATTCCCAAGAAGCTTGCTATCTCAGCTAAGTCTGTTAAAATTAGGGGGGAAAAAATTCCACCAGCAAACCAATTACAAAAAAGTAAGCATCCATGTTTCCAAATTGCTATTTCTGAGAATCATCATGTCTACTAAGGAACTCTGCTTGCGAATGAAAAAGGGAACAAAAGCTTATGCTAGATTCTATTATTCTCCTCGTCACGATCCAAGCTATCCCCTTGCCAATTTTGTTGGGTGAACGGTGATCTATCCCCTAGAAGCCTACCAAAAACAAATCATTAGAGTTCTCTCCTACTCAAACAACTTAGAATTTTGAAAATGggaatcaaaatatatattaacaattcTATAGAAAAGGTTTGGATAGGACGAATTACCTTAGAGTTTGGAGAAGAACTTGGTAGCTAAGGGCTTCAGAGAGTCACAGCATCCATTGAAGCCTCAaaagcaaattaaaataaaatactactaaaatttaaaatattattagctTAAAAATCCTAGATAGATTGCTACATTGTCAGGTCAGACCAAACTAAAATATCAGTTACTTCTGGATACTCAGAGAAAAACTGTAAGTACTTCAAAAATGCACAGATAcaaaatagacaaaaaaaagttatgtctgaattgaaaaaattttctacgGTATATCTGAAGTCATGacctaataatatattttacttgaGAGAGATGACTTATATGTTTTGGTATGTTCAGGAGTAACTATCACTTTTGAAACTATCGAATGTGTTGTACAATCTAGAAACAATTATTCACCTACACTTCAAATATCATTACAGAAGACAATAAGCATGAAACTTCATAAAATTGATCAAGCAAGTGGCCTTACATCAAGAGGAACTACAAAtgttcttttttaactttttcaagTCTCTAAGGAAAAATCACTATGGTAAAAATTTGcagtaattaaaaattaagtgcTGACTGGATGAATTCTACCATAAATAATTGTTTAGTCAGCCGCATttgtgaaataaaataaatactaaGTCAGATTCAAAGAGTACAAAGGCAGCAGACAGCCTAGCGTTCTGACAAAGTTGTGACGGTCCGCATTTACGTCAGCTTCGTATATGATCCAAGCAAATTCtaataaaaagagagataaCACATCACCCCTCAATCACAGATAAACTAATTCGCTTCTCCACCATCACCGCTATCTCTATCATCGGCGGTTACCTCTCAGGTCCCTCCCCCTTTCGCATCCacattagggttagggttacggTTTCTAATTGGGTTTTGGATTGGGGGTTGCCGCAGGGATCAAGCAAAGCATCTGAGGGCCGTCCATGGTGAGTGGGGTATTGATAGGGATCATGGGCGGGTTCATGTACGCGTACCAGAACCCGGTGGGTCGGCTCATGGGCTTCTTCTCCAACGATGCCGAGGTCACCCGCTACCGGAAGAAGTATAGCgccccgtcgccgccgccgccgccaacgccTATAATTTTCTCAATTTCCTCGCGCTCTTTCGATTCGGCTTGAATAAAATGTGAACTCGGCTTCTTAGATCTGGTTCATAAACCCATTCATGAATTCATCCATTATCTAAAACATAAAGATAAGAAATAGATTCATCTAAAAAGATCTGAAGGGGAAAGAAACACCCTAAAAAAGTCACGATAACCATAGTTCAAAACAGGAATCATATATACTCGTATTTGCAATAGCATAAGCACCCTTTTGACCAAGGAATTTAGAGAATTCGTAGAGCAACTTTATTCCAaagtaacttctccattttgcATCATTAATTTTCCTCAATCCACTAACTTCCTCTAAGCTGATTCCTATCTTGTAAAGATAGATTCTTTATATTTATAGCTATCGAACCAATTATAATTCCTACTTAATACTACGTAACGTCTAGGATTTTGCAGCTCAAGCCCCGGGGATAAGAGAGCaacaaaaccaaatttcaattcAACAAATTACTCGACGAAAGTAAATTACCCTATCGTTTGCTATCATCTCCAACAATTCAATAGGACTACCAAAATAACTCTATTATTggcaaattttcttaaaaaataggGCAAAAATTGGAAGAACAAAAGATCGATTGAAATAATATGATGAATCCAAGAGGTGAATACAAACCCTAGCGTGGATGAACTCCTCAATGCGCCCGTTCGGGAATCGGGCCAGGACGCGCGGGCCCTGGCCGTGGCGGGAGATGCACTCGAAGGTGCACACCTCGTCGGCGAGATCGAAGAAGAGATCCGTCCCGTCGCCATAGATCCGGAGCAgcaccttcttcttcctcacctcctcctcctcctcttcctcctcctccttcgccgtCCCTGTCTCCTCCTCCGCTACCGCACCTGGTAAACCTCGTTCGTCATCGCCCCCTTCATCGGAATCACCTCGAGCGCCCACCGCccctccttcgccgccgccgccgccgccacggccCCTCCGGCGAACCACCGCGCAGTGAGTCCCTGCAGGAGGCGCTGATGGTGTTCTTGCCTCGGAGGATTTCGTCGAAGGAGGTCGGAGTTCTAGTGGAGGATGGAGCCATTGTTGCGTGCGGCAAGGTGAGGAAAGGGAGTGGAGGgaagagaggggaggggagaggagCGCGGAGGAGAGGGAACGGCGCAAAAAGGAGGAGAGAAGAAACTCTGTAacggaaggaggagaaggaacgACGCGGAGGGGACGGAAGAGGAAACGGTTCAAAACCCAATTACTGCcccatggaaaaaaaaaaatggttcgGGTGGAAAAAAAAACGGTTCGGTTTAAAAGAAGACCAAGTGAGGGTGAAGGaatttttgccacgtggcaagattattggggattcatattagtttatagatacatatatatattttttaaaaaataataaataatatttttaaaaattatagtgAAATTGATggtctataaaaaaaaaaaattgaatagttaGAGAGACTTCTATGTGATTGTGGCATTctagacctttttttttatatatgcatgCTACTCATTAGTCCTTCGGTCAacgttaatttttttagatagacccctctcatttttttttttatgactgaaaacaaataaataaagcatTTTAATTTGACGGATTGAATTCTTCCTGAACACATTAattttaagcaataaataaagcaCAACTGCCCAGCAATTAGTAGCctgaataatataaatttagatttcattGAATCTTATAGGAAGAGAAAGCAGAGAAAATGCTTCATCACCGCAATTTACTATTATAGCTGACACTGttaaaaccaaaatttaaactaCGGCAGTTCTCtcctttaaaataataataataatatacactGAGGCTCTCTATTTCTTAATCTTCAGACACATGAGCTCTTTGAACAAAaaagatacaaaagaaaaaacccaCACACATGGCATAGATGGtttcttattttgtttttgatagTAAAATATCTCAACCAACAGTTAACTTCATTAGATATGAGCCACACTGTTGTtagtattttgaaattaaaatttataagtttttgatattatttatttaataaaaaaatagtttaaaattaacACAACGAggaattaattataataaagatAGAACATATCCCCcacaattttgattttataaatataaaatatagcatTAGGGGGGAAACAAGTAAATAGTTGTAGTATACAAGTACCTGGATGAAATTTTGTATAACTAGAATTGATTCAGCAATTCTGTCCCTGTTTATTTGGTTGAATCAGGAATGCAAAGAGTATGGGAGAGTGTTTACTATGAATTTGCAATCTGATCTAATATTAAGTATTGTAAATTCAGTTTTCACTCTAGCATTGATTAACTATTGAAATTTTGCAACAAAAACGTCTAGCaagattttattataaaaacatCTTTGCGGTAAAAACTGACGCAAGCATAGAATGGAAAAAAccgaataaaaaatatgaataaaataaaatttattaaccaCAAAAAGGatcatacataattttttttcctataaagttttttttttttttttattaaacagggAGCACCTTGAGGTAGTACAACATACATAGGTAGTAGAGCATGGGAGGTGCGGGTACACCTTCATTGCTCACTGTCCCTTATAAAGTAATTTTAATCCGAACTCTCTTTCTGAATATCTCTCCCCCTCTCTACTTCTCTCCATCTTTTTCGTAAGGAACATTTTCATCGTAAAcattctaatataaataaacttttaatctaatttaaattttaattgatttatcttcaataaatttaaataattattacaatctaattaatttagctATAAATCTAATCAAAGTCCTAGAAATATCATCATTATTTAGCATTTATAGAGTGAATAAGGAAAAgctttatcaaattttatggACAGTTTgacatttttaaaatataaattataaaaaaaatcagaatcagattttaaaaataaaattgctgAACGATTTATTGAAccaaaaaatactttttagatagattcaaaattatttttcaaaagttCAGTCAAAACACCCACATAATATGCATTAGCGTAGCCGTTTATACGTAACGCTGATTCGAACGGTGTTAAAAGGAAATCTGGCGCATTTTAAATTCGTTACAGCAACGGCTAGTGTATATGTATATCATCTCATAAGTTGCCGATTCGATCACCGTCCACGTGGCACAATCTCGTTCGCCAATGTCCCTCTCTCCGCCCCAAAATTTGAACGCTCCGGACTCCCAAAATCACGCGCTCAAAGAACCCCCGCTCCTCCGTCTCCGCCGTACGCGTCGCCTCCGCCCCTTTCTTCCTacatctctttctctttctccgcCATGGACGCCGACGAAGACGCCCTAGGGCTTGGCTCtagctcggctccctcggcgcCGGGGCGCGTCTCTCTCCCCCCTTTCTCCCCCAACCTCCCTTTTCCCTCTCCGCGCCGCCTCTCCAGCCGCTTCAGCCAGCCGAGCCGACCCGCACCCCCGGCGCGGAGGAATCCGGCTTGGGTCTCGCTCCAGGGGCGCCTCGTCGGAGCGGAGGAAGCCACCTCGGCTCGATTCGCCGCGCCGGGGTTGAGCCGCCACGAAGCCGCTGCGTGGGAGCTTTTTAGCCCTCTCCACCGAGTCCTCATTGTCGCGGTCGTGGCCACTGCCACGTGGCGGTCGGAGAGATCTCGGAAGGTCGCCCAGCTGCAGAGATCGATCGACCTCAGGGTGCGTAATCAACGCCCAAACCCTTGTTGTTCTCGTTGCGGTTAAAAGTTTCGAATTCTAAACGTGCTTTACTTATTTAGGGTTctttaaagaaattttattcTGTGCAttcaagatttaaaatttcCAAAGATATCAAATTTGAGAGGTGGACTCTTGAATGAGGGTTTGGTGCATTACATAGAGGGTTCTTGATATTACCAAGGGCATCTAACGTTTTAAATATGCCCAAACATCTCATTAGATTAAGTGGTTTTCGAAATTCCTTAAACTAATGGGTTTAAGATGACTTGGCGATGCAGGATGAGGTGTTGCTTAGCATGCAGCAGAAGCTTGACGACTTGTGTGAGGAAATGAACTCTTTGCAGGATCAATCCGTTAAATGTAACAGCAAATCTGTTCGATTAATTGTCGATACGAAACTAGAAGAGGAAGGAGATAAGTTTTCCAGTTTCATGCCAAAGTTGAACCGCGAGAGCGGCATTACTCCTCTTAGTATGCTAAAGGTCGGAAATGCCTACAAGTTTCTGCATCCTCTCTATGTGCAAATTATCTGGCGGTATATCTAACTCTGACCTTTCTCTTGTGTATAGGATGTGAATGGGACGGAATCTCTAAAAGACGAGAAATTTGAGATCGTTGCGACAAATTTGGTGGAGCAAGAGGAGCGCCGAATGTCTGATTTGTCTGACTTCTGTTGGAGTGTCACATCTTCGGTAGACAACCAGGTAAGAAGAAACAGCAAGTTTGTACTCATTGGCTTGAGATTTTGCAATTTTGGGATTATAGCTTTAGATCATTCTAAAGGTGGTGAGAATAAATGACATTTTGGTTTTGTTAGAAATGATGCCACAAGTGATTGATTGGTCATATTAAATCGTCGAATTCTTTAGCTTTTCATATGTAAGATGTCGTaagtaggggtgtcaacgagccgaacatgagcgagctgagGCCTGCTCGTGTATTAATGGTGAACACGAGCCAAAATACGAGCTGACtcatgaacaataaattaaaagaattatgaaagatacgtataaaaaataaatttatgagatcttacccatttgactttgatctaatagttgaaaatttatatataaatgactttttttataattgagttggattttatatttaggttaagctaaaaactaattttatcaaattatatatatatatatatatatatataaatatataatatgtatttgAATTGTTATCGAGCAGAACATGAGCAAGCTGACctcagctcgtttactaaacgagctgaaaaatttagctcgtgttcagcttgtttattaaatgagcaattcgatctcgagctcattttgagccgaacacgagctagctcgcgaacaacgagctggattgccacccctagtcaTAGGACAATGACTTCGGCTTTCAAGGTTTATTTGTTTCTGTAGGATCTAAGCGCATATAATGCCCTTTTCAACTTTTTTCAACTTGGCGGTGTTCAGTATAGATAATCTTCTCCATAAGATGCTggattagaatttgaaatttgatttaaattcatCATCCAATATTGTATAGCTGTTGAGCCTCCATGGTTGGATTGATTACCAAGCTATTCTCTattctaaaaagaaaagaaattttgggCAAATCTATATAGGTCGCCGTGATTTACAATTTTGATCAGACAAGAATCATAACTGCCTCTATTTATTGTATAGTAGTTGAGCCTCCATTTATTCTATAGCAATCTACTAGAAATGAGGGGTGT
This genomic window contains:
- the LOC109726586 gene encoding uncharacterized protein LOC109726586, whose translation is MDADEDALGLGSSSAPSAPGRVSLPPFSPNLPFPSPRRLSSRFSQPSRPAPPARRNPAWVSLQGRLVGAEEATSARFAAPGLSRHEAAAWELFSPLHRVLIVAVVATATWRSERSRKVAQLQRSIDLRDEVLLSMQQKLDDLCEEMNSLQDQSVKCNSKSVRLIVDTKLEEEGDKFSSFMPKLNRESGITPLSMLKDVNGTESLKDEKFEIVATNLVEQEERRMSDLSDFCWSVTSSVDNQLNSLAVDQEFYNLRKECEEKDATIKELSAAAQVSSIAASKRIAELQEIVKRKNMIISKLKKDMMFLEQKVVVLTRMKRASSVASKSNNTPLPVMASNILYDMSSTSPSSSDSESPKAPMERITEASVDYNTPKQEVYAAIGSQRQPIGKTLVSSCKSSDRNLKQRSVSPLQENQLIEKAETTPLMRQRKSASSGGDYKRTKRSIQQEAKSTAQRRWV